The following proteins are encoded in a genomic region of Pyricularia oryzae 70-15 chromosome 6, whole genome shotgun sequence:
- a CDS encoding alcohol dehydrogenase: MATTEENTALPATMKAVVLTGVNQPLELRTVPVPQVTPGSVIVKIICTSNDRGIQEAALGHARFTFPRPMIPTARAVGRVAQIGPDTTSLAPGQLVLVEPHVRARDDPDVQILWGMWDGPSAQSKKFARDNWTDACMAEYVRAPLENVYALDEAKLCGRLGHAPEDLVHLATLAILHGGLAAVGLRAGETVLVAPATGYFSGAAVPVALAMGAGAVVAVGRNAAALERLQATFGAERVRTVVTTGDVEADAAAMRKAAGPVDVYMDVSPPAASGSSHMRSGFKALGVGARAVLMGFVPDDIPLSYTEAMFKNLTVKGKYMYEREDMRGLIKMAESGVLKLGRAAGVEIIGRYKLEEYETMLHATSNNGDGSKLILTMM, encoded by the coding sequence ATGGCAACCACGGAAGAAAACACCGCACTCCCCGCCACCATGAAGGCCGTTGTGCTCACAGGCGTCAACCAACCCCTTGAGCTGCGCACCGTTCCCGTCCCGCAAGTCACACCCGGCAGCGTCATCGTCAAGATAATCTGCACCTCCAACGACAGGGGCATCCAGGAAGCCGCCCTCGGCCATGCCAGATTCACCTTCCCCAGGCCCATGATCCCGACGGCGCGCGCCGTCGGCCGCGTGGCGCAGATCGGCCCCGACACCACCAGCCTGGCGCCGGGGCAGCTCGTGCTCGTGGAGCCGCACGTCCGGGCCCGCGACGACCCCGACGTGCAGATCCTCTGGGGCATGTGGGACGGCCCGTCGGCGCAGAGCAAAAAGTTTGCCCGCGACAACTGGACCGACGCCTGCATGGCAGAGTACGTGCGCGCGCCGCTCGAGAACGTCTACGCGCTCGACGAGGCCAAGCTCTgcggccgcctcggccacgCGCCCGAGGACCTCGTCCACCTCGCCACGCTCGCCATCCTCCACGGCGGGCTGGCGGCGGTCGGCCTGCGCGCGGGCGAGACCGTGCTCGTCGCGCCGGCCACGGGCTACTTTAGCGGCGCCGCGGTGCccgtcgcgctggccatgGGCGCGGGCGCCGTCGTGGCGGTGGGGCGCAACGCCGCGGCGCTCGAGCGGCTGCAGGCGACGTTTGGGGCGGAGCGCGTGCGCACCGTGGTGACGACGGGCGACGTCGAGGCGGACGCGGCAGCGATGCGGAAGGCGGCGGGCCCCGTGGACGTGTACATGGACGtgtcgccgccggcggcgtcgggGTCGTCGCACATGCGCAGCGGGTTCAAGGCGCTGGGCGTGGGCGCGCGCGCGGTGCTCATGGGGTTCGTGCCCGACGACATACCCCTGTCCTACACCGAGGCCATGTTCAAGAACCTGACCGTCAAGGGCAAGTACATGTACGAGCGGGAGGACATGCGCGGCTTGATCAAGATGGCCGAGTCGGGCGTGCTGAAGCTGGGCAGGGCCGCTGGCGTGGAGATCATCGGGAGGTACAAGCTCGAAGAGTACGAGACCATGCTCCATGCGACCTCCAACAATGGGGACGGGTCCAAGTTGATCCTGACGATGATGTGA
- a CDS encoding endonuclease/exonuclease/phosphatase, whose protein sequence is MKATAFTASLLATTALCTPLRIISYNIRQAVVIPTIGERPWADRRPLLTTQLSYETSNRPESLLCMQEVLRQQLVDVVGGTEGTWAHVGVGRDDGGDGGEFSPILYRPDTWELDANRTYWLSETPDVPGSKGWDAAYPRVVTAARLRHRQTGGRVVLLCTHFDHMGQVARERSADMIVDLAGEWESDDGGASKSPVFFAGDLNSDDQNQAYKTLATAMRDSRDLVPEQRLHGNTNTYTAFTALLTWDDKRLDHVFVKDPSVGGLRFDGYSVLSNRFDDGIFISDHRPVVLDVDLGV, encoded by the exons ATGAAAGCCACCGCCTTCACCGCCAGCCTCCTGGCGACCACGGCCCTCTGCACGCCGCTGCGCATCATCTCCTACAACATCCGCCAGGCCGTCGTGATCCCCACCATCGGCGAGCGCCCATGGGCCGACCGCCGCCCGCTGCTAACCACGCAGCTCAGCTACGAGACGTCCAACCGCCCCGAGTCGCTCCTCTGCATGCAAGAGGTCCTCCGGCAGCAGCTGGTCGACGTTGTGGGGGGCACCGAGGGCACCTGGGCGCACGTCGGCGTGGGACGCGACGACGGTGGAGACGGCGGCGAATTCTCTCCGATCCTGTACCGGCCCGACACGTGGGAGCTGGACGCGAACCGCACCTACTGGCTCAGCGAGACGCCCGACGTACCGGGCTCCAAGGGCTGGGACGCCGCGTACCCGCGGGTCGTGACGGCGGCGAGGCTAAGGCACCGGCAGACGGGCGGCAGGGTCGTGCTGCTCTGCACGCACTTTGACCACATGGGCCAGGTCGCACGCGAGCGGAGCGCTGACATGATCGTGGACCTGGCTGGCGAGTGGGAgagcgacgacggcggcgcgtCCAAGTCGCCCGTCTTCTTCGCCGGCGACCTCAACTCGGACGACCAGAACCAGGCGTACAAGACTTTGGCGACGGCGATGAGGGACTCACGGGATCTCGTGCCCGAGCAGAGGTTGCACGGCAACACCAACACGTACACTGCATTCACGGCGCTGCTGACTTGGGACGACAAGCGTCTCGATCACGTGTTTGTCAAGGACCCCTCCGTTGGGGGATTGCGGTTCGACGGGTACTCGGTCTTGTCGAACCGCTTTGACGACGGGATATTTATCTCGGATCATC GGCCTGTGGTTTTGGACGTTGATCTGGGGGTCTAG
- a CDS encoding malate dehydrogenase: protein MFAASRIQTRAFSAAARNLSKVTVLGAAGGIGQPLSLLLKLNPRVTELALYDIRGGPGVAADISHINTKSNVKGYDPTPSGLAAALKGSEVVLIPAGVPRKPGMTRDDLFNTNASIVRDLAKACAESCPEANILVISNPVNSTVPICAEVFKARGVYNPKRLFGVTTLDVVRASRFVSEIKGSDPKDENITVVGGHSGVTIVPLFSQSNHPDLSANDQLVNRVQFGGDEVVKAKDGAGSATLSMAMAGARMAESVLRAAQGEKGVIEPTFVDSPLYKDQGIEFFSSKVELGPNGVEKILPIGEIDANEQKLLDACVGDLKKNIEKGVAFVASNPGK, encoded by the exons ATGTTTGCTGCATCAAGGATCCAGACCCGTGCCTTTTCGGCTGCGGCGCGCAAC CTCTCCAAGGTTACCGTTCTCGGCGCCGCCGGTGGCATCGGTCAGCCTCTCTCCCTCCTCCTCAAGCTCAACCCCAGGGTTACTGAGCTTGCGCTGTACGACATTCGTGGAGGCCCCGGTGTCGCTGCCGACATCTCGCACATCAACACCAAGTCAAACGTCAAGGGCTACGACCCCACGCCCTCCGGCCTTGCTGCCGCCCTCAAGGGCTCCGAGGTTGTCCTCATCCCCGCCGGTGTCCCCCGCAAGCCCGGCATGACCCGTGACGACCTCTTCAACACCAACGCCTCCATCGTCCGCGACCTGGCCAAGGCCTGCGCCGAGTCTTGCCCCGAGGCCAACATCCTGGTCATCAGCAACCCCGTCAACTCGACCGTCCCTATCTGCGCCGAGGTCTTCAAGGCCCGTGGTGTCTACAACCCCAAGCGCCTCTTTGGTGTCACCACCCTCGACGTCGTCCGTGCCTCGCGCTTCGTCTCCGAGATCAAGGGCTCCGACCCCAAGGACGAGAACATCACCGTCGTGGGCGGCCACTCTGGTGTGACCATCGTTCCCCTCTTCAGCCAGAGCAACCACCCCGACCTGTCTGCCAACGACCAGCTCGTCAACCGCGTCCAGTTCGGTGGTGACGAGGTCGTCAAGGCCAAGGACGGTGCCGGTTCCGCCACCctctccatggccatggccggtGCCCGCATGGCCGAGTCGGTCCTGCGCGCCGCTCAGGGCGAGAAGGGCGTCATCGAGCCCACCTTTGTCGACTCGCCCCTCTACAAGGACCAGGGCATCGAGTTCTTCAGCTCAAAGGTCGAGCTCGGCCCCAACGGTGTCGAGAAGATCCTGCCCATTGGCGAGATTGACGCCAACGAGCAGAAGCTGCTCGACGCCTGCGTGGGCGACCTGAAGAAGAACATTGAGAAGGGTGTTGCCTTTGTTGCCTCCAACCCCGGCAAATAA
- a CDS encoding C2HC5 finger protein yields the protein MSLIQLSRLIDLPDSDLQQVLDYAQTLSKPEAADHFKNLLGDSPQAIEFISSFNSRRKDPKAPAASSSSTASQSQSYASASGIDAVPKPQRSAKQKKQRALHTPAPRQVVNLGPTPGTTYSKKNVEDDYISTRSSSGAASPAPRPGPARQPPVKSATPPPPKPPPSAAGSLISDLLPVPKQQKSKSTPGSRSSTPGPASKAGNVTKISIAGGTPMHGASTAVADLDAAIRALEISTNPTKAGNSTTADIEARRCNCVATRHPLQGAAPNCLGCGKVICLKEGLGPCTFCGTPLLSSGEVQAMIRELRDELGKEKQAANRAANKKAEVSTTPRPFSKPREAFGPRPGEDPSVAISAAEAKAREHRDKLLNFQAQNARRTTVRDEASDFDVSMTASMWASPEDRARELKRQQKLMREMEWNARPDYEKRKQVLSIDVVGGKIVKKMVAAERPPSPEPAEEVSMAQTLSALAETDGNRVSGGGAFSKNPLLHGLIKPVYDLKGKGAELEGRKERKAHWRRVQDDLDNNENVILDGGIHGGSKIAASTNDEPNCG from the coding sequence ATGTCGCTGATACAGCTGTCGCGACTGATCGACCTGCCCGACTCGGACCTACAACAAGTCCTTGACTACGCCCAGACGCTTTCCAAGCCGGAAGCAGCAGACCACTTCAAAAACCTACTGGGCGACTCGCCACAGGCGATTGAGTTCATCTCGAGCTTCAACTCGCGCCGCAAGGATCCCAAAGCCCCAGCCGCATCTTCCTCGTCGACCGCGTCTCAGTCGCAAAGCTACGCAAGTGCAAGTGGAATTGACGCCGTTCCCAAGCCTCAGCGTTCAGCAAAGCAGAAGAAGCAGCGAGCACTACACACCCCGGCCCCACGACAGGTCGTCAATCTTGGGCCCACTCCCGGCACTACATACAGCAAGAAGAACGTTGAGGACGATTACATCTCGACTCGATCCTCATCCGGCGCCGCCAGCCCTGCCCCAAGGCCTGGCCCCGCGAGGCAGCCCCCGGTCAAATCTGCGACTCCTCCACCGCCAAAGCCACCGCCGTCTGCTGCTGGGTCGCTTATATCTGATTTGCTTCCTGTGCCGAAGCAGCAAAAATCAAAATCTACACCAGGTAGCCGGTCGTCGACGCCCGGGCCGGCTTCCAAGGCAGGAAATGTCACCAAGATATCTATAGCAGGCGGGACGCCTATGCACGGCGCATCGACGGCTGTTGCCGACCTTGATGCTGCGATACGTGCGCTCGAGATCAGCACCAACCCTACCAAGGCAGGCAACAGTACCACTGCGGATATTGAGGCTCGACGGTGCAACTGCGTTGCTACGAGGCACCCGCTTCAGGGTGCGGCGCCAAACTGCCTTGGCTGCGGGAAAGTTATCTGCTTGAAGGAGGGGCTTGGGCCATGCACTTTCTGCGGTACGCCGCTGCTGTCATCGGGTGAGGTGCAGGCCATGATCAGGGAGCTGAGGGATGAGTTGGGCAAAGAGAAGCAGGCTGCGAACCGGGCGGCCAACAAGAAAGCCGAGGTATCGACAACTCCAAGGCCCTTCTCAAAGCCCAGAGAGGCATTCGGCCCACGGCCAGGAGAGGATCCGTCGGTGGCAATATCAGCCGCCGAAGCAAAGGCGAGGGAGCATCGCGATAAGCTGCTCAACTTCCAGGCCCAAAACGCACGACGGACTACTGTTCGTGATGAGGCCAGCGATTTCGACGTTTCAATGACGGCTAGCATGTGGGCAAGTCCTGAAGACCGAGCCAGGGAGCTCAAGAGACAGCAGAAGCTGATGCGTGAGATGGAATGGAATGCTCGACCCGACTACGAGAAGCGCAAGCAAGTTCTCAGTATCGACGTTGTCGGCGGCAAAATCGTCAAGAAGATGGTCGCTGCGGAGAGACCACCAAGTCCAGAACCTGCAGAAGAAGTCTCTATGGCCCAAACTCTCTCAGCCTTGGCGGAGACAGATGGCAACAGGGTTTCTGGCGGAGGAGCTTTCAGTAAGAATCCTCTGCTACATGGTCTTATAAAGCCAGTGTATGATCTCAAAGGCAAGGGTGCAGAACTGgagggaagaaaagaaagaaaggcgCATTGGAGAAGGGTGCAGGACGACCTTGACAACAATGAGAACGTCATTCTGGATGGGGGCATACACGGTGGCTCGAAAATCGCAGCGTCAACTAATGATGAGCCAAACTGTGGATAG
- a CDS encoding voltage-gated potassium channel subunit beta-2: MSFGDKRNLSWAIGEEEALPFLKAAYDRGLNTWDTANTYSNGVSEEIVGKAIKKYNIPRQKLVILTKCFYPVGQEQDVTPHYMIPQIEVSKDYQNQWGLSRTAIFNQVEDSLRRLDTDYIDLLQIHRFDPKTPIEETMKALHDLVQMGKVRYIGASSMWATQFAQMQFCAERNGWTKFISMQNQYNLLYREEEREMNRFCNETGVGLIPWAPLCRGHLARPPSEFGSTDRSKDEKEQPSVMPGTSETDASIINRVVETAEKRGWKMSQVALAWINAKVTSPIIGFSSVERMVEAIESRGKVLTEEETKYLEELYQARSVVGHD; the protein is encoded by the exons ATGTCTTTTGGAGACAAGCGTAACCTGTCATGGGCCATTGGCGAAGAGGAG GCACTCCCGTTTCTCAAAGCGGCCTACGACCGCGGTCTGAACACCTGGGACACGGCCAACACGTACTCAAATGGTGTCTCTGAGGAGATCGTCGGCAAGGCGATCAAGAAATACAACATCCCACGTCAGAAGCTTGTGATTTTGACCAAGTGTTTCTATCCCGTCGGCCAGGAACAAGATGTCACGCCTCACTACATGATTCCTCAGATAGAAGTCTCCAAAGACTACCAGAATCAATGGGGTCTGTCCAGGACAGCCATATTCAACCAGGTCGAGGACTCGCTGCGCCGCCTCGACACGGACTACATCGACCTGCTGCAAATCCACCGCTTTGACCCCAAGACGCCTATCGAGGAGACGATGAAGGCGCTCCATGATCTGGTCCAGATGGGCAAAGTGCGGTACATTGGCGCCAGCTCAATGTG GGCAACGCAATTCGCTCAGATGCAGTTCTGCGCCGAGCGCAACGGCTGGACCAAGTTCATCAGCATGCAGAACCAGTACAACCTCCTATACCGCGAGGAGGAGCGCGAGATGAACCGCTTCTGCAATGAAACTGGCGTCGGACTGATCCCTTGGGCACCACTCTGCCGCGGACACCTGGCCCGACCGCCATCCGAGTTCGGGTCTACGGACCGGAGCAAGGATGAGAAGGAACAACCCTCGGTCATGCCGGGCACGAGTGAGACGGACGCATCCATCATCAACCGCGTCGTGGAGACGGCTGAGAAGCGCGGCTGGAAGATGAGCCAGGTGGCACTGGCATGGATCAACGCCAAGGTCACCAGCCCCATCATCGGGTTCAGCAGTGTCGAGCGGATGGTTGAGGCGATCGAGTCTAGAGGCAAGGTCCTCACCGAGGAGGAGACCAAGTACCTCGAGGAGCTCTACCAGGCCAGGAGCGTCGTGGGTCACGATTGA